The DNA window TCAGCAGCGTGGACGGCCGGCGCTTCACGATGGACTTCGGTAAGCGCCAGCTCACCATTGATACCGCCGAGCTCGACTATAACCCGCTGGATGACCAGGGCTACCAGAAACTGGACAAGGGCGATGTTGTAACAGCTGTTGGCCAAGTGCGCGAAGGCACACTCAGTGATCGCAAACTGGTCGCCGAAAGCGTGATCACCATGAAAAACAGAACTGACTGAAAAGCAGACGCTGCCAGCGAGTCGCTGTCACGCGCCCCGTAGCTGCTGGCCTTCGCAACTGAGGGACAAGCGAGTGCCCACGAAGGAGCCGCATTATGGATGCCGACCTGCTTTCGCCCGCTCAAAGCCCGTGGTGCTATCAGCGCAATAAGCCACTGTCAGCTTACGAGACCAGCGTCGGCGACGGCATAACCCTGCCAGCCCTGGATCCGAGCCTGGAGGCAATCGGCGAGTATCAACGTCGTTTGTGGGCCAACCGCAAGCAGAGCCTCCTGCTGGTTTTCCACGGGCTCGACGCAAGCGGCAAAGACAGCCTGATCAGAACCCTGGCAAAGTTCATGGATCCTGCGGGCTTCCATGCCTGGTCTTTTGGCCGCCCGCACGGGGCCGAGGCGCAGCATGATTTTCTTTGGCGGGTCTCGCCGTTCCTGCCCGCCTTTGGCGAAGTGGCAGCGTTCAACCGGAGCCATCATGAGGCCGTTATTGCCGAGCGGGCCTGGCCGGTCAGAGACGCCGGCCACTATCACTGGCCTAACCGCTACGCCTCGCTGCGACACTTCGAACAACATCTTGTCCAGGAAGGGACAACGATCATTAAATGCTGGCTTCACATGTCTGAGCAGGAGCATCAGCGCAGGTTGCTGAAACGGCTCGATAAGCCCCACAAACGCTGGAAGTTCGACCCGTCCGACATCGAGGCCTGGCGCCGGCGGGAGGAACTCCTCCAGTACGCTGATGAGGCTATAGCGGCCACCCACACCGATGAGGCGCCCTGGCTGATCATTCCCGGAGACAGCAAAAAGGACGCCCGCGCCATCGTCGCGCGACTAGTTGCGGATCAGCTGAAAGCGCTTGCACCGGATTACCCACCGGAAAACGACGAGGTACTGGCGGAATACCGCGCCATGCTCAAGCAATAGATTGTCCAGGCATGGGTTGACGAGCGCCCGTCCTGAATCGAAACTGCCGCGATTCCTGCGTCGCGGCCGGAATCCTTCTGCCGCCGCCCGTACCTGAGAAGCTGGAGGATTTTTGGCGCCCCACAGCACGGCAACCCTGATCGGATCCGTATCCGTAGTCCTCTGGGGCACCCTCGCGCTCCTGACCAGGCTGACCGGCGGACAGATCCCCGAGTTTCAGCTGATGGCCATGACCTTTGGGGTCGCCTTTCTTCTCATGTGCGCCCGCTGGCGCATGCAGGGCCACAGCGGTGTGCAGTTTATAAAGCAGTCGCCGCTGGCCTGGTGTATCGGTATAGCGGGTCTGTTCGGTTATCACCTGGCCTACTTCAAAGCAATGACCCTCGCGCCTGCGGTCGAGGTGAGCCTTATTGCATACCTCTGGCCTCTGTTCATTGTGCTGCTGTCGTCTTTACTCCCCGGCGAAACACTACGCAGGCAACACATCTTCGGCACTGTACTGGCGTTGACCGGTTGCTGGCTGCTTGTCGCCCGCAACAGCGACGGCTTCGCATGGGCGTACCTTGATGGCTACCTGATCGCGTTTTCCTGCGCACTGATCTGGTCGTCATACTCTGTGCTCAGCCGCGTCGTGCGCTCCGTTCCCACCGACGCCGTCGGCTGGTTCTGCGGCATGACCGCGCTGCTGGCGCTGGTATGTCACCTGCTCTGGGAGACGACAGTCTGGCCTGTCAATGCGCTGCAATGGGTTGGCGTTATCGGGCTTGGCATCGGCCCCGTCGGCATCGCCTTCTTCACCTGGGACTACGGTGTGAAGCACGGCAATATCCAGCTTCTGGGAACACTCGCGTACAGCGCACCGCTTATCTCTACCCTGCTTTTGGTGCTGGCCGGTTTTGGCGAAGCCACGGGCGCACTAATCGCTGCAAGTATTCTGATCACTGCGGGGTCACTCATTGCGGGACGCAGTAAAACCCGCGCAGGAACGGCTGAGCAAAAGCGCGAGCAGGCTTAGGCTAAACGGCTTGAATTTGACTATGCTTGCTCAAGGCGGTGCATTGCTGCGCAGAGTCCATTGCCCGACGCGGAACCCTTCACGGAAGCCACCTCTGGAAAATCAGACATGAAACTGATTGTTCGCTTTTTTACCCTGAGCATCCTCGCGGTCGGGGTAGGCTTTGCCTTCTTTGTAAAAATCGACAATGGCCGGCCCACGCTGGCCTTGCCTGATGTCAGCGGGGTATCACTACCTGACCTGCCGGACATGAACACCGCTCGCGTGACTACCTCGTACAAATGGCAGGACGAAAAGGGCCGCTGGCATTACGGCGATACTCCACCGGAAAATCTGCCGTTCACCGAGCTGCAGGTGAGCAATCAAACCAACATCATCCAGTCGCTCTCCGACGCGGACCGTGCGATGCTCGCACCGCCCGAGACCCTCTCCGTCGCCGCAAACCCGCCGACGTCCGTTAACGCCCAGCCCGCTCCATCGTCTGAGAATTCCGAGCTGGGCCTATCCCAGGCGCTCAATGTGTTGAATGACGCCAAAGCAGTACGTGCCCAGATGGAAGCCCGAAACAGCGCGATGGAGCGGATAGCGAACGGTCAGCGATGAGCTTACGCGCCGCGGCACTCGATGGCAGTGTCTGCCGAAATACAACCTTACCCGGGCGGCTGCATCACCAGGTTCAGCCGGTCCAGATGGAGCTGGCGACGCTGGGGTGATCCGGGCTCCGCACCCAGTTTCAAACTCGCGAAGGGACTCTCCGCCGGCACATCAATAGTGCCCGGGCTGATGCCGCAACGGGCGCGCCCGTTGCCGCGAAACCATACTGGCCCTTCTGCTTTCACCGAAATCACCGGCGCCATTAAAGGCAAAGTCTGCCAGGTGTCTGGCGTCCTGCGGACAATGCCACAGAGCCTCGTACCTGCCTGACTGATGCTCATACTCTGATCCGCCATCTCTTCGAACTGAGCCTGCTGCTTCGGCAGCCCCCAGATCGCGCGCCCGCCGGCCTCCGAACGTAAATCGTCCACATAAATATGCGAAATCCATGCGCCCAGCTTCCAGCGAAAACGCACGACCGCGCTGACGACAATGAGTTCGTGATACTGGAGACTGGACCCCTCCGTGTAACGCGCATAGTAGAGGCCGCCCAGGGTTTTACCGGGCAGAACAGGGACCACTGCCAGCTCTGGCGGAGTCAAGGCGCGGGCGGCAGACATACCGACCAGCCCGCTCTGAAAAAGGGCTGTTCCTTTCAGGCGCCAGGGCGCCGGCGGAAACGCGTTATCCAAGCTACTCATGAACGTGCTGTCGCCCGCCCACCAGCCGCGCCAGCCCGGTCAAGGGCGGCAGGGGCTCGGCCAGTTGGCAGGGCTCGCCCCTGTCAGAGAGAACCTGCTCAGCGGCGAGCCAACCGGCCCGGGTAGCGCTCTCCATGGAGCTGGGCAGCCCCGTATTAATCCAGTCGCCAGCCAGGTAAAGCCGTTCCAAAGGGGTGCGGCTGTCCGGTCGCAATCGCTCGGTGCCTGGTGACGGCTGGGCGATACCCATGGGGATACGGTGTACCCGTGCATGCAGGACCCTGGCCTCGGCAGCTTCGGGCAGATACTCAGCTACTTCGGCCTGGGTGCGACGGACAATTTCAGCATCGTCCAGCGCCGCACTCTCGAGACTGTACATGCAGTTGCTGGCGATCACCGAGGGCTGCGCCTTCAATGCAGGCTTTATGTTTGAGAGATCGTAGAAGTCATAATTGAGATTGTCCTTACCCCATACTTTCGTCCAGAACGGCTCATCAGTAAGTTTTCTGTCGAACCAGAGGTAACTGCAGATGTAAGGGCTGGGCTTAAATCCATCCAGTTGCCCGAACACGGTTTCTTTACCTGAAGCCGAGCTGGGCAGCATGGCCTTGAGGTCCTGGGGCGGGACCGCCACTATGCAGGCTTTCGCCGCGATGGACGTACCATCCTGAAGCCGAACGCCGGCAAATCTGTTGCCTTCCAGCTCCAGCCTCTGCACGTCGGTATTCAGTAGCAGCTGTCCACCTGCGGCCTCAATCCGCTCTGCGGCTCCGGGTGCAAACAGATCGCTCAGGGTGTCGCCTGCAAACCCGACCTGATAGTCGTTACGACCCGCCAGAAAGCGGATGAACCGGAACAGGGCACCGGTCGAGCAGTGTTCCAGGGGCGTGTTCATGATGGTCATGGCTGCTGACCGCCAGAACCAGTCGACAGCCCGTGCGCTGACACCCATGCTCAGCAGATGCTCTTCAGCATTGATGGCGTCCAGCTCCAGCATTTTTTCGTGGTCCAGCCTCAGTATCTGCCAGAGTACGCGCCGGTTTGACAGGAGATCCGCCAGACTGACCTGGGGCACGTTCAGCAGACTTGGCGCGAAATGCAGCGGGGCAATCAGCAAACGTAACCGCATGACCACCGGCCGGGGCTTGTCCACCAGAATGAGATGGGGGTGTGATTGCCACACGACCTGGTCAATTGTCCCCAGCTCCCGCAGCAGTCGCATCATGTTGCGGTACTGGCTGACCATGATGTGCGGACCGATATCCACCCGTTGACCGGTCGTATCGTCTTCGCAGGTTCTCGCCCGACCTCCGAGCCGGTCGCTGCGCTCCAGCAGCGTGACCTTGAGCCCGCGTTGACTCAGCCCAACCGCAGAGGTCAGGCCAGCGATCCCGCCGCCGACAATGATGACGTCCGTATCCTGTTTCATCCGGCCTGCTCCCCATTCTCAGCGCCACCCTTGCACCATTCCCACGCTGTTCCACAGGTTGCAGGCGCCGGAGACAGCCCAGCCAAAAGCTCGGCTCGCGCAGCTCAGTCTGCGGACGGCTGACGCAGCCGCGGTGTCAGACACCCGCACCGTGGCTTCGGCCCAAGAATGCGGGTGGGGGGGGCTATCGCCCAAACACTAGTGCGTCTGGCCGTACGCTTTCATCACGTCCTGCGGACCCCCAAACTCATCGGATGGCAAATTTTCGATAGCTTCAACAACCTCGTCGGGTGCGTCGTTGTCCTTGGCTCGCTTTGCCAACGCTTGTCTGCTGGCCGGGTAATCGACCCCATTGAGGTATTTCTGCAAATTAGCGGGTGATTCTCCACCTACACCTCGAGTCATAATTGCTCTCCTTGTGCTGTGGTAAGGGATTAACAGGTGCCCCACGAATACCGTCGCGGGGTTCAGTTTGGAAAGCATGGGCTATGCCAGACACAAAAACGCCGACGACCGGCGACAGAGAAATAGCGTGGTTGCCGAAGAACTACGACTGGAACTCATCTTGAGGATGGGGCTTTTAAAAGCAGTCGGGGTCAGCCAATTCGGGGGCAGTTTCTGCAGATTTTGCAGGGTGTGTGAAAAAACTTCGCGGCTGAGCGCGCAGACAGAAACAGAAAAGCGCACCGGCTGCTCTTGGGTCAGAGGCCGGCGCGCCGGATCTGGTGCTTGAGTCCTGTCCGGATTCTAATCAATCTACTCGGCGTTCGACTCAAAGTTCACGGTGGTGTCCTCGTTTGCCAGCACCGAGACAGAGGTCGTGCCCACAAAGGTCAGCTCGTCATTAGCGCCCATCTCATCGACACTGCATGTATAGGCCACGGTATATTCGCCTTCGCTCAGAAACGCAGCCTTGTAGGTAAAGATGCCATCGGTGTCGCCATCCGCAGCAGGAACGGCCATAAGCGCCTCGGGGTCTGTGCCGTCAAAGTCGTTGGGAACGATATCTGTTCCTTCAAAGACATAGACCAGCCCCGCATAGGTTTGGGAATTAGCACACTGTGCGGCCAGAAGGGCGCCATCGACCGTTCCGCCTATGTTGCCGGCCTGAACGTTGTCAATCAGGCGCAGTGCGGGCTTTAGCTTGTAACCAGCGAACCCGCCGGGATCAACAATGGACTTTCTGACGTCGAAGTCGATAGTGAAGTCTGCCGAGCCGCCGGCAGGCACGGTAAAGCCGCTGACGAGCTTAAGCCCGGTCTGGGCGACTGACGGAATGGTGAGGGGGTGCTGACCCTCGTTGTCATCAATAACATAAAGATCGCCGTCCAACTCACTAACGTCCAGCCGAACCCACTCGTAGGCGCCGGCCTGCACCGTCGCGTCATCCAGCAGCGCGGCGGCGTTGCCGCCCTGAAGGGTGAGCAGATCCAGTGTCTTTGGTTCATCGAACTCGAAGACGATAGCTTCGCCATCAGCAGGCTTCATGGAGACGCCGTTGAAGGTGATAAAGACAGACTTCAGCGAATCTACTGGCGCGTCGGTCAGGCCCAGGGACAATGTCCCGGTAGTGGAGGAACTACTGTCGTCACTTCCACCACAGGCCGCCAGCGATGCACCGATAGCGATTACTGACAGGGTCTTCCAGAAAGGGTGTTTCATAGGGAACTCCAGGTAAGAGCAGTTACTGGCTTGCCGGCCTTCTGATAGCAAATCTGGCTGAAGGGTCAGCCATGCATTTTCAGAACTCCAGGAAAGCTGGGCGTTGCTAAGCCAGGTTTTCGATTGGTCAGGCTTTCATGGGTAACCGGGTACTTGCGGGCTATTGCATGCCTTTCGGTCAGTCACGAGTGCTAGCTCATGCTCCAGTTTACCGGTCTTTCCAAAAACGCGTGTAAGGACTTGTATCGGGATGTAGCCAAGGACACTTTTCCGCCCGCGGAAGATCCGGCGCGGGTTGTATCTGAACGAATACGAACGGCACAAGTGCGCTCAAGAATACTGACCAACCAGGGCGAATGGCCCGCGTCGACGGCTCGCCGCCGATTGACCGACCACGCCCTCCTGCCGCATTCTTCAGTACGATTCTCCGAGCCCACGATTTTTTTCTCGCCTTCAAGGAATAGTCCAATGAAACTCGAAACCCAGGCCATTCACAGCGGCTTCAGCCCGGATCCGACCACGCGAGCGGTCGCGGTACCGATATACCAGACCACGTCATACGCGTTCGACGACACGCAACACGGCGCCGACCTGTTTGACCTGAAAGTGCCAGGCAACATTTACACCCGGATCATGAATCCGACCAATGATGTACTCGAGCAGCGGGTCGCGGCGATGGAAGGCGGCGTTGCGGGCCTGGCCGTGGCATCTGGGATGGCTGCCATCACCTATACCGTGCAGACCCTGGCAGAGGCGGGAGACAACATTGTTTCCGTGGCCAAGCTGTACGGTGGCACCTACAACCTCTTTGCCCATACCCTGCCCCGGCAGGGTATCGAGGTGCGCTTTGCAGCCCATGACGACATCGCGGCCCTGGAAGCGATGATCGACGACCGCACCAAGATGGTCTTCTGCGAAACCATCGGCAACCCTGCGGGTAACATCATTGATCTTGCTGCGCTGGCCGAGGCAGCGCATCGAAAGGGCGTGCCCCTGGTGGTCGACAATACGGTGGCGACACCCGCCTTGTGCAAGCCCATCGAGCATGGCGCTGACATTGTGGTCCATTCCCTGACCAAGTACATGGGCGGCCACGGCACGACCGTCGCTGGCATCGTGGTCGATGGCGGTACCTTTCCCTGGGCCGATCATGCGGACCGGTTTCCGCTGCTGAATACCCCGGACCCGTCCTACCACGGGGTCGTCTACACCGACGCCTTCGGACCGGCAGCCTTTATCGGTCGCTGCCGGGTCGTGCCTTTGCGTAACATGGGTGCAGCGCTTTCCCCCTTTAATGCGTTCCTGATTCTGCAGGGCCTGGAAACCCTCAGTCTGCGGATGGAGCGGCACTGCGAAAACGCGATGAAAGTGGCCGAATACCTGAGCCAGCATCCGAAAGTTGCGTGGGTTCAGTACGCCGGACTTTCTGATCACCCTGAGCATGCCCTGGCCCAGCGGTATATGGGCGGCCGGCCAGCTTCGATCCTTTCATTCGGCATTGTTGGCGGCGAGGTAGCGGGCGCGCAGTTTATCGATGCGCTGGGGCTTATTGTTCGGCTGGTCAACATCGGCGACGCCAAGTCATTGGCGTGCCACCCTGCAACTACGACCCATCGCCAACTGAACGATGAAGAACTG is part of the Hydrocarboniclastica marina genome and encodes:
- a CDS encoding polyphosphate kinase 2 family protein — encoded protein: MDADLLSPAQSPWCYQRNKPLSAYETSVGDGITLPALDPSLEAIGEYQRRLWANRKQSLLLVFHGLDASGKDSLIRTLAKFMDPAGFHAWSFGRPHGAEAQHDFLWRVSPFLPAFGEVAAFNRSHHEAVIAERAWPVRDAGHYHWPNRYASLRHFEQHLVQEGTTIIKCWLHMSEQEHQRRLLKRLDKPHKRWKFDPSDIEAWRRREELLQYADEAIAATHTDEAPWLIIPGDSKKDARAIVARLVADQLKALAPDYPPENDEVLAEYRAMLKQ
- a CDS encoding DMT family transporter, whose amino-acid sequence is MAPHSTATLIGSVSVVLWGTLALLTRLTGGQIPEFQLMAMTFGVAFLLMCARWRMQGHSGVQFIKQSPLAWCIGIAGLFGYHLAYFKAMTLAPAVEVSLIAYLWPLFIVLLSSLLPGETLRRQHIFGTVLALTGCWLLVARNSDGFAWAYLDGYLIAFSCALIWSSYSVLSRVVRSVPTDAVGWFCGMTALLALVCHLLWETTVWPVNALQWVGVIGLGIGPVGIAFFTWDYGVKHGNIQLLGTLAYSAPLISTLLLVLAGFGEATGALIAASILITAGSLIAGRSKTRAGTAEQKREQA
- a CDS encoding DUF4124 domain-containing protein, translating into MKLIVRFFTLSILAVGVGFAFFVKIDNGRPTLALPDVSGVSLPDLPDMNTARVTTSYKWQDEKGRWHYGDTPPENLPFTELQVSNQTNIIQSLSDADRAMLAPPETLSVAANPPTSVNAQPAPSSENSELGLSQALNVLNDAKAVRAQMEARNSAMERIANGQR
- a CDS encoding acetoacetate decarboxylase family protein, whose translation is MSSLDNAFPPAPWRLKGTALFQSGLVGMSAARALTPPELAVVPVLPGKTLGGLYYARYTEGSSLQYHELIVVSAVVRFRWKLGAWISHIYVDDLRSEAGGRAIWGLPKQQAQFEEMADQSMSISQAGTRLCGIVRRTPDTWQTLPLMAPVISVKAEGPVWFRGNGRARCGISPGTIDVPAESPFASLKLGAEPGSPQRRQLHLDRLNLVMQPPG
- the hpnE gene encoding hydroxysqualene dehydroxylase HpnE, whose protein sequence is MKQDTDVIIVGGGIAGLTSAVGLSQRGLKVTLLERSDRLGGRARTCEDDTTGQRVDIGPHIMVSQYRNMMRLLRELGTIDQVVWQSHPHLILVDKPRPVVMRLRLLIAPLHFAPSLLNVPQVSLADLLSNRRVLWQILRLDHEKMLELDAINAEEHLLSMGVSARAVDWFWRSAAMTIMNTPLEHCSTGALFRFIRFLAGRNDYQVGFAGDTLSDLFAPGAAERIEAAGGQLLLNTDVQRLELEGNRFAGVRLQDGTSIAAKACIVAVPPQDLKAMLPSSASGKETVFGQLDGFKPSPYICSYLWFDRKLTDEPFWTKVWGKDNLNYDFYDLSNIKPALKAQPSVIASNCMYSLESAALDDAEIVRRTQAEVAEYLPEAAEARVLHARVHRIPMGIAQPSPGTERLRPDSRTPLERLYLAGDWINTGLPSSMESATRAGWLAAEQVLSDRGEPCQLAEPLPPLTGLARLVGGRQHVHE
- a CDS encoding DUF2795 domain-containing protein, which encodes MTRGVGGESPANLQKYLNGVDYPASRQALAKRAKDNDAPDEVVEAIENLPSDEFGGPQDVMKAYGQTH
- a CDS encoding DUF4382 domain-containing protein, with translation MKHPFWKTLSVIAIGASLAACGGSDDSSSSTTGTLSLGLTDAPVDSLKSVFITFNGVSMKPADGEAIVFEFDEPKTLDLLTLQGGNAAALLDDATVQAGAYEWVRLDVSELDGDLYVIDDNEGQHPLTIPSVAQTGLKLVSGFTVPAGGSADFTIDFDVRKSIVDPGGFAGYKLKPALRLIDNVQAGNIGGTVDGALLAAQCANSQTYAGLVYVFEGTDIVPNDFDGTDPEALMAVPAADGDTDGIFTYKAAFLSEGEYTVAYTCSVDEMGANDELTFVGTTSVSVLANEDTTVNFESNAE
- a CDS encoding bifunctional O-acetylhomoserine aminocarboxypropyltransferase/cysteine synthase, which translates into the protein MKLETQAIHSGFSPDPTTRAVAVPIYQTTSYAFDDTQHGADLFDLKVPGNIYTRIMNPTNDVLEQRVAAMEGGVAGLAVASGMAAITYTVQTLAEAGDNIVSVAKLYGGTYNLFAHTLPRQGIEVRFAAHDDIAALEAMIDDRTKMVFCETIGNPAGNIIDLAALAEAAHRKGVPLVVDNTVATPALCKPIEHGADIVVHSLTKYMGGHGTTVAGIVVDGGTFPWADHADRFPLLNTPDPSYHGVVYTDAFGPAAFIGRCRVVPLRNMGAALSPFNAFLILQGLETLSLRMERHCENAMKVAEYLSQHPKVAWVQYAGLSDHPEHALAQRYMGGRPASILSFGIVGGEVAGAQFIDALGLIVRLVNIGDAKSLACHPATTTHRQLNDEELKKAGVPRDMVRLSIGIEHIDDILADLDQALSKSST